Sequence from the Chelonoidis abingdonii isolate Lonesome George chromosome 1, CheloAbing_2.0, whole genome shotgun sequence genome:
AGTGGCAGCAGTACAAACACCTCTGAATGGGACACTGGGTACGACAGTGATGAACGTAAAGAAACACCTTCTGGTAATAAACTCGtgtatgaaaatttaaataggtTATCAATCCCTAGTGCCTCAGGAGTCAGGAGAGGTCGTCTGACATCAACAAGTACCTCAGATACCCAGAATATTAACAACTCTGCTCAAAGGAGAACTGCATTGTTAAACTATGAAAACTTGCCATCTTTGCCTCCTGTTTGGGAAGCCCGCAAGCTAAGCAGAGATGAAGATGACAATTTAGGACCAAAGACTCCGTCTCTGAATGGCTACCACAATAACCTAGATCCAATGCATAATTATGTAAATACAGAGAATGTAACTGTGCCAGCAAGTGCTCATAAAGTAGAATTTACACGACGTCGGGACTGTACACCAACAGTCTTTAACTTTGATATTAGACGTCCAAGTTTAGAACACAGGCAGCTCAATTATATACAGGTTGACTTGGAAGGTGGCAGTGACTCTGACAACCCTCAGACTCCAAAAACTCCTACCACTCCACTTCCACAAACTCCAACCAGGCGCACAGAGCTGTATGCTGTGATAGACATTGAAAGAACTGCTGCTATGTCAAGTTTGCAGAAAGCACTGCCACGAGATGATGGTACGTCTAGAAAAACTAGACATAACAGTACTGACCTGCCTATGTGAGCCCAGGAAACGTTAAATCATTTGCACCTTTTGTGAAGTTTATAAAATTGAAGATGCAAATTCTTCATGTGCATTTTTTAACACTAATGCCTTTTATAGAGTAATAGACTTTTTCTGAATACTTCATGTGCTTGTCTAACAAAAGGGAAATAATGTAGAGCAGGTACTCATTAAATGACACCATTTTATTCTACAGTAATAGTAATTGCTGTGTAGAAGCATTGCCACTTTTCACAGTGCCTCTTTACTTGGTTAGAGTTGGAGTGACTGCCAGTTCTGAAGTTATCAATATTCTGGCCATGTGCCTATAGTCATTAATGGCATTTGTAACACTTTATAAAGCCTCTTGATGTGCATTACTAGCTAATAGTCCTAATCTTGCAAGGTTGATATTTGTACCTTCACTCTCTTCATTCATGTGGCCTCCTCCAAATATGAGAGAGTAATTCATTATTCAATCAGTTTGACTTACATGATATAGTTTGGCTCACGTGAAGGGATATAAACACCACGCTTCCTCGTATGTATGTCAGTTCATTTTTTGAAGTCATTTGGACAAACTTCAGATtcttgaaggttttttttaatttctgtaacaTTGAGGGGTTACATCAAGTTCACTTGGTCAGAGCTGGAGTTGGGTCTGAAATAAGCCATAAGTCATTTCCCCTAGAAAAGGTTTCCAAGTGATAGTACCAGAACAGTTTTACAGAATTTTAATCTGAGTTTTCTGAAGGAATACACAGGTTGGTTGTATCTGTGATTTTAAGGTGTTCTTTAATTTCATAGTTCTGCTTACCTTTCCATCTTCATGTGTGCGATGTCATCTTTGATCTATTCTTTAATATCTGTAGGTTAAGAACAGTCAAGTTTTTGTGCATaactttttaattattgtttaggATTTTTATGTGTGTTGCTCCTATTCAGTCTGCACATTGTCAAAGACAAATCTCTTGAAGATCCAGTGGGAACTTTTTTACTTAATAAGGTTGCCTTTGTccagtgtggtggtgtttttactTTTTATGTCTGACAGAAACATCCCAAAAGTGTTAGTGTCCAGCAGCATACAGCATTGCACAAGTGGAAAGGTATATTATgcatttttgtcttcctctgaagcatcaaatATAGGTCACCATGGGAGGCAAGGTATTGCATTTGGTAGTTCAGTGTGACAAACCCTAAATTTACAGTTTGGATCTGTAGTTGATGTACTTGGATTTAGAGAGAATTAGTTACTTACAATATGTAGAGAATTTTTTGAAGGTAATATCTATGGGCATACATATTTTCCCTTTTGCAGCTAGTTAACTCAGTTACTCTAATGGCTTAACTGCTGATTGATGTTATGGTACATCCAGGTAGAATGCATCTGCTGAACATGCCAGGTATGCCCTTGACAGTCCCTTGTTCTATACTGAATATTAATAGAATTGATATCAGTACAGCAGGTGCAGTGCAggaccaggaaaaaaaacagattaagcTTGAGCCTGTGGAACTAACCGTTACGTGAACTGGTGTAATGCATAATAATCCTTGAGCTGTGGGCGAGAAAAATCACATGCAAGAAACCAGGGGGGAAGAGACTCAAAAAATGCTTAGGGTCCTCATGTAATAttgagctttcatttaaaacgTAACACTATTTCCAGTCCTTTGAATTGTGTGGAGGGCGTTCCTGTTTTCCTAttaaattttccttttgtcttcAGCCAGATAAATAGTAGGAAGAGTGATagctgaaatacatttttcttgttCACACCAGTGAGATAATGGCAGCCTCATTTATATAGGTCAGGCTTTTTTATCCTGAAGGATTTCCAGTGTTTTTTACAAATTTTATAATACCGAAATGCATCTAGGCGCACAATCAATACACTTCACAGTAGTAAGGGAACAGGCATCTTAGCTGAGACAATTGTAAGAAAACTTCACTAAAACCTTTTCCATAATCATTTCACTATTAGTCTGTGCACTTGTATGCATTTTTTTTGTGATTTAGGTGCTCGAACAGGTGAGGGACTAATAGCATTCACTAGAATCGGAGGTAGTGCAAATGCATGGTGCTATAAGTGTCCCTTGCTCCACCCTGACATTGCACCTCTGTCGTGATTTGCAACACATCATGCATATACTAATCCTGGGTCTGTCTTGAAGCGTTATTACCAATTGTTGCAAACTGTGTGGTGGATGTGTGAAGGTGGGCTAGGAACTAGAATCAGACCAACAAACTCTTGCTAATTTGTAAACTAAGACAAGATTTCAGCATACATTTCAAGCAGTTAAAAGGCTAGAACACTTAACTCACCAGCTATCTTATCTAGAgatttatatggccctcatcaccataatattgGAGTGTCTCAGTCATTAATGTATTTTGTCCTCAAACACCCTGTAGAGTAAGGAAGTACTGTCCCCAATTTATGGGTGTGGGAACTGAGGCCCAAGTAAACTATAcatgacttgctgaaggtcacataGAAGGTCTGTGGTTGAGCCAGGAATtcaacccagctctcctgagttttagtccagtgctctatccactaaaTCATCCTTCCTATCCAACACCTACCATGGACCATTCAGAATAACgttgttgccaactcttgcaattttatgagtgttgtttttcttaaagccgtagatcctggagtcatgtgaatactgcaaaaatctcacttttttttctctccccttccctccctgcccaaaTAAAGCTAAATTTCTTGCCCTTGgggagaaaagattgaaaatgtgaTCCCTAAAGgatcaaaaaccagaagacatcTAAAAAGAAGCCAAAGccaaatccaatcttgatttttttatttttttttctgattcatgatttttgaatgcttggtgtTGGTAATACTTTTAAtatgacaaatgcaaaatacatcATGCTGCACCTAAAGGGGAGCATATCTTTAGCATACAGAGTACATTTTAGTAGTAATGGTAATGATGATGGTTAAGTTCAGGCTGATCCCTTCCTCCACATACTTTCCAAGAATGTCCCTAAACATCTTCCATTTCCCTAAACAGgtaataaatatatggagatatatctatctcatagaactggaagggaccctgaaaggtcattgagtccagccccctgcctttactagcagggccaagtactgattttgcccccatccctaagtggccccctcaaggattgagctcacaatcctgggtttagcaggccaacatgcaacccactgagctatccctcccctggatTAAGTAGGAAAGAGATAGAAACTACTCAGTTCATCTATggcattgtttttatttaattttcccaTTAAGTAGTTGCACTTTACCTTTAGAGACTTGGTTGTATCTTAGTCTCTTTAGAGTTGTGATGTTAGATTCACTATCTGCAGATCTGGAATTCAGTTTTAAGCAGAAATTTCTCAATTGTATTTTTAAGCATATTTATTTTGGACCCACAGGTGTACAGAGCAAGATGCAACAAATATGTAACAGTTTATTGGAAAATAACTGGCCTAACGTGTGAAGATTACCTAACGAATGCCCACAAAAGTGGCAAAATGTCTTTTAATTctgttatttatccacagtgtGCAGCTGGCCCCTGCCTTTCAGGCACATGACATATTCCACGCTCCAATGTGTAAAGCCTTTAAGCTAGAAATTGCTCCACCTGATGCCATGACTAGTAAAAGGTGCAGTGTGTTCATATATTATCCTACTTTTCAAGTAACTGCTCTAACCAATTCTTATTTgcagtatataaaataatattaggAGGCACTGTCCAGGACTCCATTGTTAATGTTGCATTGAAAATGCAGTTCAAGTGGGAATTTAATCCATTGATTACACAAGGAAAAATAAGTATTTTCTTACCAATATACTGCATACTTAAGAGGTGCAGAATTATATtttgtgaaagtttttttttttcagtgattctatcaaatacatttaaaaatgaccaattctgaaaattttgattGGCTTTACAACGTTCTTTTGGTTTCTCCTCAGCGAAGTGTCTAAGttaaaaaatttaataaaatgtactcATGTCCTGATAATGTATTGAGTATATGGCAGGTGTTGAATATAACAAGTTACACAATAAGGCCCTAATCTTGCTCTCATTTAAATCAGTAACAAAACTATTATCTTCAGTGGTGCAGTATCAGGCCCCCAAGTATTTATCTTTACATTTTGCACTTAACTGCTTAAATGCTGAGATATTTGACTGTCAGCATGTTCAGATTTTTGACACAAAAAGCATTTTACTGCAACATAGAATGCAGTTGATCTGGGTCCTGAATATCATATCTGTGGCCCAGACTAAGATTTCAAAGCAGGGCCACTCTGTGGCCCAGCTCCCTGCAACAGCTGCATGAGCATGAGCAGCTACCCCAGTATTGTTCCTTGGAGCCTCATTTCTGCCTGTTCAAGAGCTAGTCTCACCCTCCCTCGTGTTTGATAATCCATCACCCTTCACCCAGTCAGGCTTTCATATTCACTCAAAGCCCAGACAGGCACTGAAAGAAATGGAGGCATCTACACCCAAGTCATTTAACTTAAGGTAAATTAAATAGTACTTTCATGGGCATGACAGCTGGGAACTCTTACCTAAGtgtaagagagacagagacaaatcTCCTTGTGTAAATCAAcaattggtttcagtggagttatgccaacCTACGCCCACTGAAAATCCAGCCCAGAATATTCATATTGATGTCTGGGGTAGATCCATTTTGCCCAGGATGAGGCAGTATCAGTAGAGGACAGATTACCTTTGCCATCTTTCACTTCAATTAAGAGTAATTAACAAGCGATTAAAACaaagtaatcacaattaattgcgcaattaaaaaaaataatcacaattaaagaataatagaatataatttaaatctttttggatgttttctacattttcaaatatatttcaattacaacacagaatacaaagtgtatagtactcactttatatttacttattacaaatatttgtgctgtaaaaacacaagaaatagtatttttaaattcacctcataaaagtactgtaatacaatctctttatcatgaaagttgaatttacaaatgtagaattatgtataaaaaataactgcattcaaaaatagaacaatgtaaaactttagagcctacaagtccactcagtcctacttcttgttcagccagtcactcaggcaaacaagtttgtttacatttgcaggagataatgctgcctgcttcttgttcacaatgtcacctgaaaatgagaacaggtgttcgcatggcactgttgtagccggcgtcgcaagatatttatgtgccagatgcgctaaggatttatatgtcccttcatgcttcaatgaccattccagaggacatgcatccatgctgataacgagttctgcttgataatgatccaaagcagtgcagactgacgcatgttcattttcatgatctgagtcagaggccaccagcagaagtttgattttcttttttgctggttcaggttctgtagtttccgcattggagtgttactcttttaagacaTGCTGCACACCTCATcaccttcagattcttaaaccttgggtcaagtgctgtagctatctttagaaatctcacattggtaccttctttgcattttgtcaactCAGCAGtgcaagcgttcttaaaactaacgtgctgggtcatcacccgagactgctataacatgaaatatatgacggaatgtgggtaaaacagagcaggggacatactgttcttcccccaaggagttcagtcacaaatttaattaattcgTTTTTTTAACacgcgtcatcagcatggaagcctgtcctgtggaatggtggccgaagcatgaaggggcatacgaatttttagcatatctggcatgtaaataccttgcaatgctggctacaaaagtgccatacaaatgccagttctcactttcgggtgacattgtaaataagaagggggcagcattatctcctgtaagtgtaaacaaacttgtttgtcttagtgatttggctgaacaagaagtaagactgagtggacttgtagactctgaagttttacattgttttgtttttgagtgcagctatgtaacaaaaaaaaaaaaatctacatttgtaagttgcactttcactataaagAGATTTCATTATGGAcgtgtatgaggtgaactgaaaaatactgtttcttttgcttacaatttttacagtgcaaatatttataataaaaataatataaattgagcactgtatatgttgtgttgtgttgtaattgaaatcaatatatttgaaaatgtagaaaaacatccacaaatatttaataaatttcagttgtttaacagtgctattaaaactgcaattaatcgtgattaattttttttgagttaattgtgtgagttaactgcaattaatcgagaGCCTGAATTAAGAGGGAACAAGTTTTCATTGAATTACTACATGGTGTGTGATGTTGCATCCCTGATGTGGAGCTCTGTTTCTTAACAGAACTGCCAGCTTCATATAAGGTGGAATCTGTAGTAGAACTCCCTGTTTGCACTGTACTGTGTTATTTATGTCTGCAAATAAAGATGAATTTGAGGAAATATACTGTAGAAACTGGTAGTGGATCTAATTGGTTTCTTAGAGGAAAATTTGTTTTCTCTCAACCGTCACTAGAAGAGGCTAAGACAAGTTTTGAGCCTGCATGTTGGCTGATAGAAATTGATTTTGGCATTTAAATGTAGGTTTTTTCCATGAATAGCTATTCAGGCATTCAAATTTGacagtatttatttcattaaaatatttaatcaagCTCACATAAGATGTGTTCATGTTCAATTCTTCATTTAcattctcaaaaacaaacaaacaaaaagccatggGGAAATTCCAGCACAAAAAACTGCGTTAACATGGAGCTAAGGCCGCTGATGTCCATTCCTAAATAGTACTCATTAAAAAGATAGGAAATCTTGAGTTAAGGTTCTTTCACAATCTTTAgaaattattttctcttctaGGCAACACACACATAAGATGAATAGGAAATTTAAAATTTACATAGCAGACTTAACTCTGACCATGTATATGTTAGTTTCTTGTAATTATGCTTTAAATATGACTTCAGACATTTGTCAGATGTATTATTAGGATATTTCCTAACATTGTTTAGTCCAGTTTAACGCAGTATTTTGTGTGGAAATATGTAGGTATATAGGTGGAAATATGTCTGAGATATCTTTAAGTCATGAAACAAGTATTggacattttcatattttttatatatttacaaaGGGCATTTAAAAATTTTCTTGCAGTTTTAGTAATTATCTAGTGTGATAAGACacacattgtgacaaagtttTCTGATATATCCATTACCTTGGTGTATTTCTATTTAATGTAgcaaatatgtatatatacaaatgagatgatgtaaaaatataattaagaattAGGTTGtatgctccttggggcagggactaagtcttcctttgtgttttgtaaagagcctagcacaatgggaccccagtGCTGACTGGTGTCTGAGAATTACAGTGATAAAAATAAGAGgaggtggtgatgatgatgtaGGGCCAGAACTTCACCTTTATTTGAGAAGCATGAGTACTAAGATGCCATGAAGCTCACCTTTCCACTCCCTGATTCTGGGAGCCACTGTGTGCCTGGCTATTTCCCAGGAACATTCCCCCGCATCAGCTGTAAACCAGCCCAAAATCATATCAGGTGAATGATAGAGCATAGGGGTATATCAACCATGCTCCCATTCCTCTAACAACATCCTCTGTGctggcagcagaggtgggggtgTGAGGTAGGAGCCTCTCTGTGGATTACTTTTGTACTGGGGTGATCTTGAGCTGGATACACTGTCTCGGGGCCTGTTGAAGCCTACAGAAagatttctgttgatttcagtgtctggacCAGGTGCTACCTGTTCAGATTCGGCTGGCAGTGAGTGCAAAATGGCTGCACTATACCAGAAGATCTGGCTGATCAAGCTATTCGGGAATGGcctaaaaatactgtaaaaatataaatatatttaatttacctatacttaaaaaaaaaaaaaatcctatttgtGGTGGCCAGAGTTAAAATTACTatataaatttttattttagtcATACATACGTGTACATTGATTGAGCTGTTATATATGAAAGAATGTGAAAGAAACAGCTCAGGATTGCTTGTATTTTTAATGCTAGGAATGGACATCAGCAGCCTTGACTCCAAATTAATGCAAATTTTGGCACTGATTTGTGTAAGGGTGGATATGTATgt
This genomic interval carries:
- the FRS2 gene encoding fibroblast growth factor receptor substrate 2 isoform X2; the encoded protein is MLQEIMQNNSINVVEEPVVERNHHQTELEVPRTPRTPTTPGFSAQSLPNGYPRYPSFGDASSHPSSRHPSVGSARLPSVGEESTHPLLVAEEQVHTYVNTTGVQEEKKNRSSVHVPLELRLSTIETSKTTEDQNCTDDSDAQVLLEPEGVKFVLGPTPVQRQLMEREQLEQLGRDQVSGSSTNTSEWDTGYDSDERKETPSGNKLVYENLNRLSIPSASGVRRGRLTSTSTSDTQNINNSAQRRTALLNYENLPSLPPVWEARKLSRDEDDNLGPKTPSLNGYHNNLDPMHNYVNTENVTVPASAHKVEFTRRRDCTPTVFNFDIRRPSLEHRQLNYIQVDLEGGSDSDNPQTPKTPTTPLPQTPTRRTELYAVIDIERTAAMSSLQKALPRDDGTSRKTRHNSTDLPM